In Colias croceus chromosome 8, ilColCroc2.1, the genomic window tactaatactcgatatttaataataattttatttaaataatattgtttttttatctttctaatGCACTAAAATCATCCACATAGTAatagacatattttttaataatacaattttattataggaTGTGGGTGGTCTTCTTTTGCTATTTGTTAGCGGAAGCGAAGACCTATCCTATGCAAGGATGGCCAGTGTATTCACAAGATATTAGAGATTATCATGATGACGATTACTACTATGCTCCTAAAGTTCAATATTACTATGACACACCAGCCATAAATCCCCCGGAAGTTTATGGTCAAGTTCCTTATACGTATATGTACGATCCGTATGGCCATTTCCCAAATGATGCACCGAAAATAGAAGAAGAAAGATTTTCAGCATTACCCATTGGACAAGAAACATGGTTCGAAAGTGATTCTAACCCTCGATGGCGCTCCAACGACATGGATGACGTCAACGCCGCGTTCTTGGACAACCTTATACTTACGCAAATGGCAAGAGACGCTCAAAGGCGGCGTGAAAATGCTCGAGCTGCTTTTTCGAATATGGACTATGAAGACAAAGACAATGACGACAAGGACGTACAAGAACTGAAAGCTTTAGCCGGAAAACCACTTTATCATGCTCCAAAATCTGTTCCTAGAATTGAAGATGACGAGGATGAAGACTATGTAGGTGATGATTCTGATGGCTTCATTAATTGGAATGGAAATAAACGAAGTCTTACCACTGAAGCACCTGTAACGAGCACAGATAGCGCGATGATTGAAAAAATGGGTCAAAAGGAAATCGTGATGACTCGCCCTCCTCAACATGTACGCCAACACTTCAACACAAAATTTGATCAAGAAAATCGAAACTCACCCTTTTACACGACCATAGCTCGTCTTGTGGACAATGCTAAACATgtgagtattattttaaaatatttatattgatttaaaaaaagctaTATTTATCGAATAAAACATagttataggtataatatatattcacATTGTGAAACTCGAAgtctaaaaataacttagccgGGCCGGGGGTGGTGGGTGACACAGCGCGCTTGAGGCCGGGTCAATCAGGGTTGGGTGGGAAACGGGGCATCGATATGAGCTTAAATCTCCCTGTGAactaacctcctttgagctgcCCTGTATGAATGAATTGCAATATagagaattaatattattttttgatttcAGGAATCAACGAAACCGAGAAGAATCGATAAACGCTTCGTAGCAAGTGATTCAGATCTGGTCGTCGAACTCCGTGGACTTAAACATCGCATCTCAACCTAAACTTCTTAATGGAAATCGCCAACTAATATGAGACTGAATTACTTTAGCATAGTAGATACGTACGACACCAGCGACCTGATAATAATCTTCTGAAAGGCCATtgaaaataccaaaaaaatattagattgTATAATCACTATGTACATGCaacattgtaattatttttttagaaatacttttgattttaaatattagattttttgttatattgattttataatcGTAGATTTATGGGAAAATGTAATGTACAAAAAGTGACTATAAGCTCGTATAGGAGACGTtgttgtatgtataatatgagATGTATAGTTTTTCACTTCGATCTTCGTAAGATTCCCTTCACGAGGCAGCTAATAATTGCACATTGACGtgcattgtaaataaattaggtaCTGATTATCTAAGAATTAGATAGAAAAcgttatattaaattctaatttttgtatactaagtattaatactttttgatctttttattgcataaaaaataattcatttatgcttgaattatttattaagaactTAAGACATCTAGAATTAAAATGGCGTCCAGCACCGCGAAAATGCGACCATCTATTGAACTGATGGACACCCTATTTTGGAAAggatttattcttataatcCTTAATATTCACAAACCATAAGAATCATGCTTAAagtataaactattaatttttttttcctattcCAAACGACATGTAtctatctataaatattttctttgtcgTTGCTAAACTTTTATCTATGTATACTCAGATGCAGGTGCtaataacttattttcttaTGTACTACGGTCTAAGCGGACAATACCAGAAATCTTTTTGCAAAGcaaaactttaaaatgttataatattaaaaaccttTACTGTATCTGTAAGATGAGAGCGATTCTCTTGGAGCGAAGAGGATTAGGTGATATTTTAGCTTTACAGCTTCTTgtctaatatttatattacagcaGGTCTCTAAGACCCATGTTATATGGAACAAAATCTAAATTTGTTATAGAAAATTGCAATCATGCATTTCCAGTATTCCTAACTTGTAAATACATTGTCTCTCTCATAAACcgtaaataagtaattttgtaTCACACTTTTATATGTTCTATTTGTCGTAAATGACTTATCTTTCTAAAGTACATAtctgaattaattaaagtcaaattactttttcaaattaagGCGAAATAATCTCAGCCATGAACTAGATTGTATAGTTAGTATGAATTTAGTGTCATCTATAAAGTATTACTAGTTCATGTAAACGTTACTAGTTcattaaagaaaatttgttagtaaaaatg contains:
- the LOC123694085 gene encoding uncharacterized protein LOC123694085 — translated: MCNLPTGLRMWVVFFCYLLAEAKTYPMQGWPVYSQDIRDYHDDDYYYAPKVQYYYDTPAINPPEVYGQVPYTYMYDPYGHFPNDAPKIEEERFSALPIGQETWFESDSNPRWRSNDMDDVNAAFLDNLILTQMARDAQRRRENARAAFSNMDYEDKDNDDKDVQELKALAGKPLYHAPKSVPRIEDDEDEDYVGDDSDGFINWNGNKRSLTTEAPVTSTDSAMIEKMGQKEIVMTRPPQHVRQHFNTKFDQENRNSPFYTTIARLVDNAKHESTKPRRIDKRFVASDSDLVVELRGLKHRIST